DNA from Acidobacteriota bacterium:
CTCCTGGCGTACCCGGCCAAGGCGCTGACCAACCCCGTCTTCTACTTCAAGCTGGCGGCGATCGTCGCGGCTCTCTGGATCATGAGAGCGCTGATGCGCGGCGTGCTGGGGGACTCACGCCACGACCCCGTCCCGGCGCCCAGGAGGGAGAGAGTGCTGGCGGCGGTGTCCCTCGTGCTCTGGGTTGCCGTCATCACTTCCGGTCGCTTCCTCGCCTACACCGCGAAGGTCATGTTGGCTTCGCACCTTCTGTACTGAGACGAGGCCGACGGAAGCCATGGAAGACCTGCTGTACTCGATCGGCCAGGAGAGCGGCATCTACAGCTTCATGCACACCTCCTGGGGCTGGCCGACTGTGGAATCTCTCCATTTCCTGGGCCTCTCCCTGCTGATCGGCTGCATTGGCCTCTGGGACCTCCGCCTGCTCGGGATCGCCCGGGGCGTGCCGATGGGCGCGCTGCACCGGCTCGTGCCCTGGGGCGTCGGCGGCTACGCCCTGAACCTATGCACCGGTTTCCTGTTCGTGGTCAGCGCTCCGAACCAGTATCTCTACAACCCGGCGTTCCAGATCAAGCTGTCGCTGATGGCGATCGCCGGCCTGAACATCCTCGTGTTCTACCGCTTCGCGTTCCGGCCGGTGCGGGCGGCCGCGGCGGGAGCGCCTGCACCGCCGGGCGCCCGGGCCGCGGCGGCGATCTCCCTGGCCTGCTGGATCGGCGTCATCGTCTGCGGCCGGCTGATCACCTACTTCCGGCCGCCCTACCACTGGTGCTTCTGGTGTTGACTACGACCCGGGCGGGTCGTCTTCGTCAATGAAGCGGAACGGCGGTCGATCCGCGGGGTCGCCTTCCTCGACGGGCGCCCGCGCTTCCGGTTGGCCCGGCACTTCGGGGGTCGTCGGGCTGACGGGGCGGGCGAGCTCGGCTTCGACCTGCTCGATCAGCTCTTCCGCGGATTGCTGTTGATCGAGCCCTGCCGCGGCGAGTTCCGCGTCGATCAGGGCAAGCAGTTCGTCCGTCGTCAGGTCGTCGAGGTTCTGCAGTTCGCTGCCGGTCGGAGCCGGCGACACGGGAGAGATCGCCACCGCCGGCTGTCCGGCTGGCGCGGCCTCGACGGCGACGTCGACGACCGGCGCGGCGGCAGCGCGAGGCGCCGATGGTGATCCGGGATCCGGCGACTCCCCGATCAGGACGCCGGTCGCGGATGGCGGCAGGGTGCCGGAGCCGAGACCGACCTCGACGAGTCCTTCCGACTGGCGTACCTGGTAGGACGGCAGGGCCGCTCGCAGGTCCACGACCACGCGAAGGAAATCGGCATGCTCGCCGGTACGCACTTCGAAGGCCGGGCTGCCCTGTGGCGGTTGCGGCATCTCGGCGGCCGACTGGTCGACTCCGAAGATGTCGATCACGACGCGCGGCGGGCTTGACAGGGGGAAATGCCGAACGGCCTGTGGATTCCGGGAGACGTCCAGCCGCAGGACATCGCCGTCCAGCCGGGCCGACGTGAGCCGGTTCGGCTGGGCCGTGACGGCCGAACTCAGGAGCGCCGAGGCAAGGAGGATGAGAACTCTCATGATGGGTAAGTATCGGGGGGCACTCTAGCACCTGCCCGCTCCGGATCCGTGCGATAGCGTGCGCGTTAGCCAATGCGCCGCATCTCACCTGCCGCCCTCGTCGTTTCGCTCGTCCTTGCTACCGGGGCGGTTGCGGCGCAGGACACGCGTCCGTTCTCGATCGACGACATGCTGGCGATGGAACGGCTCTCCGACCCGCAGATGTCGCCGGACGGGTCGGCGGTTGCCTTCACGGTCCGGTCAACGGATCTCGAGGCCAATCGCGGGCGGACGGACCTCTGGATCGCGTCCCTCGATGGCTCGGAACCCCGCCGTCTCACCACGAACGAAGCGGCCGATTTCCATCCGCGCTGGGCGGCGAACGGCGACGGCCTGTTCTTCCTGTCGACCCGTTCCGGCAGCTCCCAGGTCTGGCGCCTGCCCGTCTCCGGCGGCGAACCGCACCAGGTGACCGACCTTCCCCTCGACGCCGGCAACCTGGTCGTGTCTCCGGACGGCCGCCGCATCGTCCTCACGATGGATGTGTTCGTTGACTGCGAAACGCTGGACTGCACGGCGGAACGGCTGGAGGAGCGTGCGTCCGGGAAGACCACCGGCGTCGCCTACGACGACCTGTTCGTGCGTCACTGGGATGTATGGAAGGACGGCCGGCGGTCACACGTCTTCGTCCTGGAACTCGACGACTCGGGCAGTGCTGCCGGGGAACCGGTCGACCTGATGCGGGGGCTCGACCAGGACGCCCCGCCGAAGCCCTTCGGCGGCGCCGAGGAGATCGCCTTCGGGCATGAGGGCGACGCGGTCATCTTTGCCTCGCGGCTCGGCGGCACGGGGGAGGCGTTGTCGACGAACTTCGATCTCTATCTGGCGCCGGCGGACGGGAACGCTCCTCCCGTCAACCTCACGGCCTCCAACCCGGCCTGGGACAGCCACCCCGTGCTGTCGCCGGACGGCGACACCCTGGCCTGGCTGGCGATGGAGCGTCCAGGCTACGAGTCCGACCGGTTTCACGTCCGGCTTGCCCGCCTCGACGGGTCGCGACTCGAGGACGAGCGAGCCCTGACCGTCGACTGGGACCGTTCCGTGTCGGGCCTCGCCTTCGCGGCCGACGGCGAGACGCTGTACGTCACCGCGGCCGACCTCGGCCAGCGGAGCCTGTTCGCCATCGACGTGGCCAGCGGCGAGGTGACCCGGCTGCACGGCGAGGGCTCGATCGCCGGCCTGGCGGTGTCGGAGGACCGGCTCGTGACGCTGCACAACGACCTGGCCGGCCCGTCGGAGCTCTACGTGAGCGCGCCGGACGGTAGCGGCCGGAGCCCGCTCACCGCGATCAACGCGGGGCAACGGGCGGCGGTGCGGGTGGGCAGTTACGAACAGTTCACGTTCGCCGGCTGGAACGGCGAGACGGTGCACGGCTACCTGGTGCGGCCGGTCGACTTCGATCCGGATCGTCGCTATCCGGTCGCGTTCCTGATCCACGGTGGACCGCAGGGCTCCTTCGGCAACAGCTTCCACTACCGCTGGAACCCGCAGGCCTACGCCGGCGCGGGCTACGCCGCGGTGATGATCGACTTCCACGGCTCGGTGGGGTATGGGCAGGACTTCACCGATTCGATCCGCGGCGACTGGGGCGGCAAGCCGCTCGAGGACCTGCAGAAGGGACTGGCCGCGGCGCTCGAGCGGTACTCGTTTCTCGACGGCGACCGGGTGTGCGCGCTGGGTGCTTCGTACGGCGGCTACATGGTGAACTGGATCGCCGGTGCCTGGCCGGATCGCTTCCGTTGCCTGGTGAACCACGACGGCGTGTTCGACCTGCGCTCGATGTACTACACGACGGAGGAACTGTGGTTCGTCGAATGGGATCACCTCGGGAGCTACTTCGCCAACGCGGACGGCTACGAGCGCCACAACCCGGCCATGCTGGTGGACCGTTGGCGGACCCCGATGCTGGTGATCCACGGAGCGCTCGACTTCCGCGTTCCCGAAACCCAGGGACTGGCGGCCTTTACCGCGCTCAAGCGCCGCGACGTGCCCGCCCGGTTGCTCTACTTCCCGGACGAGAACCACTGGGTGCTCAATCCGGCGAACAGCGTTCAATGGCACGAGGAGGTGCTGGGATGGCTCGCCCGCTGGCTCGAACCGTGAACCGACCCTTCGGGAGGCCTGCGGCCGTCGCCGCGGCGGTGGTGGCCGCGCTGGCGTTCGGGTTCGCCCCGGCGGCGGCTCAGACCGCCGCCGACCC
Protein-coding regions in this window:
- a CDS encoding AMIN domain-containing protein is translated as MRVLILLASALLSSAVTAQPNRLTSARLDGDVLRLDVSRNPQAVRHFPLSSPPRVVIDIFGVDQSAAEMPQPPQGSPAFEVRTGEHADFLRVVVDLRAALPSYQVRQSEGLVEVGLGSGTLPPSATGVLIGESPDPGSPSAPRAAAAPVVDVAVEAAPAGQPAVAISPVSPAPTGSELQNLDDLTTDELLALIDAELAAAGLDQQQSAEELIEQVEAELARPVSPTTPEVPGQPEARAPVEEGDPADRPPFRFIDEDDPPGS
- a CDS encoding S9 family peptidase yields the protein MRRISPAALVVSLVLATGAVAAQDTRPFSIDDMLAMERLSDPQMSPDGSAVAFTVRSTDLEANRGRTDLWIASLDGSEPRRLTTNEAADFHPRWAANGDGLFFLSTRSGSSQVWRLPVSGGEPHQVTDLPLDAGNLVVSPDGRRIVLTMDVFVDCETLDCTAERLEERASGKTTGVAYDDLFVRHWDVWKDGRRSHVFVLELDDSGSAAGEPVDLMRGLDQDAPPKPFGGAEEIAFGHEGDAVIFASRLGGTGEALSTNFDLYLAPADGNAPPVNLTASNPAWDSHPVLSPDGDTLAWLAMERPGYESDRFHVRLARLDGSRLEDERALTVDWDRSVSGLAFAADGETLYVTAADLGQRSLFAIDVASGEVTRLHGEGSIAGLAVSEDRLVTLHNDLAGPSELYVSAPDGSGRSPLTAINAGQRAAVRVGSYEQFTFAGWNGETVHGYLVRPVDFDPDRRYPVAFLIHGGPQGSFGNSFHYRWNPQAYAGAGYAAVMIDFHGSVGYGQDFTDSIRGDWGGKPLEDLQKGLAAALERYSFLDGDRVCALGASYGGYMVNWIAGAWPDRFRCLVNHDGVFDLRSMYYTTEELWFVEWDHLGSYFANADGYERHNPAMLVDRWRTPMLVIHGALDFRVPETQGLAAFTALKRRDVPARLLYFPDENHWVLNPANSVQWHEEVLGWLARWLEP